The genomic stretch NNNNNNNNNNNNNNNNNNNNNNNNNNNNNNNNNNNNNNNNNNNNNNNNNNNNNNNNNNNNNNNNNNNNNNNNNNNNNNNNNNNNNNNNNNNNNNNNNNNNNNNNNNNNNNNNNNNNNNNNNNNNNNNNNNNNNNNNNNNNNNNNNNNNNNNNNNNNNNNNNNNNNNNNNNNNNNNNNNNNNNNNNNNNNNNNNNNNNNNNNNNNNNNNNNNNNNNNNNNNNNNNNNNNNNNNNNNNNNNNNNNNNNNNNNNNNNNNNNNNNNNNNNNNNNNNNNNNNNNNNNNNNNNNNNNNNNNNNNNNNNNNNNNNNNNNNNNNNNNNNNNNNNNNNNNNNNNNNNNNNNNNNNNNNNNNNNNNNNNNNNNNNNNNNNNNNNNNNNNNNNNNNNNNNNNNNNNNNNNNNNNNNNNNNNNNNNNNNNNNNNNNNNNNNNNNNNNNNNNNNNNNNNNNNNNNNNNNNNNNNNNNNNNNNNNNNNNNNNNNNNNNNNNNNNNNNNNNNNNNNNNNNNNNNNNNNNNNNNNNNNNNNNNNNNNNNNNNNNNNNNNNNNNNNNNNNNNNNNNNNNNNNNNNNNNNNNNNNNNNNNNNNNNNNNNNNNNNNNNNNNNNNNNNNNNNNNNNNNNNNNNNNNNNNNNNNNNNNNNNNNNNNNNNNNNNNNNNNNNNNNNNNNNNNNNNNNNNNNNNNNNNNNNNNNNNNNNNNNNNNNNNNNNNNNNNNNNNNNNNNNNNNNNNNNNNNNNNNNNNNNNNNNNNNNNNNNNNNNNNNNNNNNNNNNNNNNNNNNNNNNNNNNNNNNNNNNNNNNNNNNNNNNNNNNNNNNNNNNNNNNNNNNNNNNNNNNNNNNNNNNNNNNNNNNNNNNNNNNNNNNNNNNNNNNNNNNNNNNNNNNNNNNNNNNNNNNNNNNNNNNNNNNNNNNNNNNNNNNNNNNNNNNNNNNNNNNNNNNNNNNNNNNNNNNNNNNNNNNNNNNNNNNNNNNNNNNNNNNNNNNNNNNNNNNNNNNNNNNNNNNNNNNNNNNNNNNNNNNNNNNNNNNNNNNNNNNNNNNNNNNNNNNNNNNNNNNNNNNNNNNNNNNNNNNNNNNNNNNNNNNNNNNNNNNNNNNNNNNNNNNNNNNNNNNNNNNNNNNNNNNNNNNNNNNNNNNNNNNNNNNNNNNNNNNNNNNNNNNNNNNNNNNNNNNNNNNNNNNNNNNNNNNNNNNNNNNNNNNNNNNNNNNNNNNNNNNNNNNNNNNNNNNNNNNNNNNNNNNNNNNNNNNNNNNNNNNNNNNNNNNNNNNNNNNNNNNNNNNNNNNNNNNNNNNNNNNNNNNNNNNNNNNNNNNNNNNNNNNNNNNNNNNNNNNNNNNNNNNNNNNNNNNNNNNNNNNNNNNNNNNNNNNNNNNNNNNNNNNNNNNNNNNNNNNNNNNNNNNNNNNNNNNNNNNNNNNNNNNNNNNNNNNNNNNNNNNNNNNNNNNNNNNNNNNNNNNNNNNNNNNNNNNNNNNNNNNNNNNNNNNNNNNNNNNNNNNNNNNNNNNNNNNNNNNNNNNNNNNNNNNNNNNNNNNNNNNNNNNNNNNNNNNNNNNNNNNNNNNNNNNNNNNNNNNNNNNNNNNNNNNNNNNNNNNNNNNNNNNNNNNNNNNNNNNNNNNNNNNNNNNNNNNNNNNNNNNNNNNNNNNNNNNNNNNNNNNNNNNNNNNNNNNNNNNNNNNNNNNNNNNNNNNNNNNNNNNNNNNNNNNNNNNNNNNNNNNNNNNNNNNNNNNNNNNNNNNNNNNNNCCCCCTCCCCAATATCGATTACAATcgaatgaatatttttttagatttcatGGTTTCTGGTTGCTCTTGTTGGATACCAGTCTGTTTTTTGACTGATCTTGAATCCCTCATGCTTCCTTTCGGTTCTGAGTTTCTAATCCCAGGTGTGACTATTCCTTCTTTTGGATGGATATTCTTATTGTGTATGACTTTATCTTTCTTCTCCTGGTTTCTAGTTCTGGGTGAATAcccttcttcttttggtttctAGTTCTGGGTGATATACCCTGTATACTTCTAGTTTCACCttgctttcttatttcttatcttctttattGCATTGTATTTTGCGCTGGACTTATGTAGTTTTTCCTCAATTACATTCTCTCGTATAATATATtcttattttctagtttatcaATCACTTTGTAGACCTATCATATATCCTGCTCTGTTTCTGATTTTCTGCAGCTGTCCCATCAATCCACCCAAAGTTTCGTTGAGactatttttctggtttttgtttGTTAAATATACCTGGGCGAGGCTATTGGTAGAGTAACAGTTCAGTTAATTTGATCTCATCTTCATCTTTCTAATTTCTGAATTCAGTTTTCTTTTACTCATAAATACAACCCTCAGTTACTGTTACATAAATACATGATTAATCTGGGTTTCTGAAATTGCATTAACGTAGTTTTGCCATTTCTTTAGTTAAAAATTGTGAGGAGCATAGCATGATTGCACATAACTGGAAATTCATTAGGGATTTAAAGCAAACATGGTCCCCCtcccaaaaggggaaaaaagtaaCTAGATATGCCATTTCTTGTGGTTAGAAATGTGAGAAGTGTAGCATGACTGCATAACTGGGAAATTAACCATCTTATTTACATTGTGCAGGTAGAAATTTGAAACAAGACTTCACACGGACGTTGGAAGTAGTGTTTTTGTTGATATTTGAGTACCCTAGTAACACCGTATTGGAAGAGTTCACAGTTAGGCTAAGCTGAACCAATTTTATTAAAATGGCACTGGTTGTAATCTGTGGTCAACCATGCAGTGGAAAGTCAACAGCTGCACGGTGCCTAGTAGATGCTCTTAATGGCCTGGAATCAAAACCTACAGTTAAGATTATTGATGAATCTTCCTTTCATCTTAATCGAAATGAAAGCTATGCTAATATGACAGCAGAGAAGAACTTACGGGGAGTTCTCAGGTCTGAAGTTGACAGATCCTTGTTGAAAGACAACATTGTTGTTGTAGACTCTTTGAACAGCATCAAGGGTTACAGATACGAGTTATGGTGTCTGGCTCGCGCTGCAGGAATCAGATATTGTGTGTTATATTGTGATGCAGGAGACAATCACTGTAGGGAATGGAACAAGGAGCGTCAGGAGAGTAGGGAGGGCTCTTATGAAGACAAAATTTTTGAAGATTTAGTAAGGAGATTTGAGAAGCCAGATCGGCGCAATCGATGGGATTCTCCACTTTTTGAATTATGGCCATCCAAAGATGGAATAGAGCTATCTTCTGCTGCTATTCTGGATACTGTGGCTTATGTGACAAAAAAAGTGGACTCAAAAACACGAGATGTTAAGGTCCTCCAACCTACCATTGCCACTCAAAGTGCACGGTTGTCTCAAACAAATTCGCTCTATGAGACGGACCGTGCGACACAGGAAGTGATGAATGCAATTATGGAAGCACAATCACAGGCACTTGGAGGACCTGTAAATGGGATATCTCTTGGAAAAGAATTGCCAACTATCAACATTCAAAGACCTGTTGGACTTCCAGAGCTCCGGAGCCTGCGGCGAACATTCATAAAATTGACAGGGCAATCCGGCTTGAGTGGACCACCACCTCCATCAGACATGAACAGTGCCAAAAGGATGTTTGTTGATTACTTGAACAGGGAACTAGGAACTGCTTGAAAGATTATTACATGAGATCATGATGCCGGGAGGTGGGAAGCTCGTAAGCAGGGATCTATCATGCCTGCGGTAAACACCCATTGGATTGAGAACTTGTTTGTTCAAGATTCCCCTAACTTCAGTGAGATCAAAACAGTGTTACCTGTAATATGGTGCATAAAATTATTAATTTGAATTGCGGGTCTCTTTTGTTTGAGGTTTTGCTTACTAACTTAGCTCCATTGGATCAGTTTTGGAAAATTTATAATCAGAATTGTTAAATATTTATCTGAATTGATGATCTTAACCAAATATGATTCTTGGTTGAACTGCATCTAATCAAAAGGTGGTCTCAAAGTCAATTTAGCTTAGTCTCCAAAGACTGATTACATTGTGATGACAAAAAAGGTCCCCTCTCTTGGATTTTTGGTGGGTGGTAGAGGGTGTGATTGTAGCTTGGAATTTTCCTTCTAATGATCTTACCCACtgtggctatgtttggttgcaagggaaattaaagggaaaggaagtgaaactttcatacttaaaaagaaatatatataatcattactccatgtgaCTGTGTCATTATTTTAAATCATTCTAtgtttggttataaaatttcactttactttacatccaaaaccctttgcgataatatgtaaaataaaaattacatgtaaaatgtatcattaccagatatggttaaaaaaatcaagtagtttTTATAATCACATTAAATCACAtgtggtaatgattataaacattcattttttaattataaaaatttcacttcccttccctttaaattccccttgcaagcAAATGGAGCCTGTAGTATTCAAAAGGGGAATCGTGACTTAAGACACCACTAAAATATATCAATACAGTATAATGCATGTTGTCAAGAAATCTGTTATTGTAGTTGGTATGGATATAGAActttaaggttgtgtttgataacgttccagaaaatcatttttggagctttttcgttctatgggaaagaaaaaagggaataaagtgtttatggtgtgtttttagtttttatggaacaaaaagtgggggaaaaaaaaaacaagaatttaaggaacgacaaaaggtagttccatCGTTTTAGtttcgttcaaaaaaaaaaaagatattttgacacagaaactgaaatttccgttttggACACGAAAGGTCgttatcaaacacagcctaacaGTTTTCCCACATAACTCCTCTCTTGTTGGAAATTTTcgagcctaaaaaaaaaaaattgtctaagTAATTGATATGTTGTTATTCAGTACAAAATTACTAATCATTTCAAAACTAATGATAAAAATATTGCCATGACATCACATGTCAATGTACAAATTCCTACACATACCTTTTCACATTCCACCCATGGATTGTACAGTCTTTTTTCTAGTCAAATCCCCTATTGGACCATTCGATTTTCCATCCCTTTATTTGTGGGAAATTGTACTTTGGCATCAAAGCAATCCCTCTCCcttaaaatttattttgcaatcaaatattttggatttaagaagtaaataaaaattaccATTCTATCTATGTGGAATTCAAAATCTCATTCATTAGAAATGCCAAACCTTATCTAGTTCAAATTTGAGACCAAATTCAGCACAAGTTGCACCGAACTTGTTAGGGTTTCGATCGGTTTGATTCTAGTTTGACTATGATTCAATTCATGATACGttatatataaatcaaaaccaaactgaaatcaaatataTTTCATAACCTCAAATCGAAATTGAACATCATCGCCTTGGTTTTATTTTGCAAATATTGTCTTAGTAATTTGTTTCAAAAATTTGCTAAAGTGGAATAAATTATTGAAACAAATAAAGTAAAGAATCAAATTACAACCTCATGACGATACGATCCCACAATGTCAATCCGTTATACAATCAACAAAGAAAACTTTATTAGTTAATTTCACACAACTCAACAAAGATACATGATATACAAGGTTTACTATGGTGTTAATTTAGGTTtggattggtttggttcatcTGGGTTACATTGCGTTCAATTTAGCAATTATAATTTCAccatccaaaatcaaaatcgaactgtgtttttttttttgtttttcgatTAAATCCTGTTTTTAAATTGACACACTTACCTTATTGAGACCAAGATGGATTCCTAACAAAACCATTCTAAAAGCTGAGATATCATGCCCTATTTGACTTTGCTACTGAACTCCCAAACCTAATTGCTTGTAAATGGTTAGTTGTTAGGAagttaggctctctttggtatgatttcgatttgtatttattaattattttttagaaattatttgtgacaataaattatgaacCACACatagtattcgtttggttactatttataaaagagattatataatgagaaaacaAGTTTCAATTTTCACCTTGAATTTTGAGCATCGAGCGATATAGGTGAtaggatttgggggttttttatgggaaaagtaTAAAATATACTGAAGTTacatatttaccattgattttgagtagtttagcataagtgctcatttaaggtagcaaaaatcaacataaatgatttgttgccacaaatcacaaatagcttgagagtaatttgtgatttatgatttattctaatttattataaatagaaataagtgctataaattatcccaaacacttgtaaaaatagaaataagtcaaataaatacaaaatctGTTAAATAGTAATCTCTGTAATAGAAGGAATTGATCATTTCTAGTGTGTTCTTCTAGCTAGCTAGTGTTCTATATAAATCTAGCTCCTCCATTAATAATGAACAAATCAAGGAATTCCAGAGAGGAGATTACAGGAAAGAAGGGAGGAAGGAGAACGAAGGTTCATGCAAAATTCTTCTTATAGGATAATATTTGTAATGAACAGGAGATGCCTATGATTTATGATTTTGGCTTCTCTTGGTTTCACCTGTTCACTACAAATATGATCCTATTTTCAAGAAAATCATATCCATTTCTACTGTTAGATAAAGGAGTTTTCTCAACATTTCTATTTAATTAGTTTTATTAATTCGTTAATGTGTAAGATTTCTCATTatgtgggctagcatagtccaagatttgttttcaaaaccggtttaatggtgttgactacagatggagtaagcagaaagaatccaataataGTAAGTGATCTTTATGCAAATGTTGGATTTTATTAGAATACCTTAatgatatgaaatatatatattactatgtgtggacctaaggtattgtttcttaatggggagaaaatcctaatttctttgcagggttgatccctaccctcacccctatatatagttattacTGATCAATTAAAtgaggctaatgacctaaagcaaaagggaaagagggtagactagaccaacattgatcgtattgtacaaggagcatacgagAAGTCTttttgaggagttcttattcttcagccatagattcaggtatgcctaaaacatgtctttgtagtgtttatcgtGCATGCTCATCAATCTCCATGAATCGTTccacatttattttctatcaatggtatcagagtctCGTTCATGGAAGTCGATAGGTTGAATAAATATacattattttttgtattattattgTGTGGATTCAAATggtcaaacaaataaaaataaataaataaatcaatatatgCTACGGTCATGGATGAATCCAAAAGCCATGGATTAAGTAACTGATTCACGTTTGCTAGGAGTCTAGGTGCCATTGGCTACCAAGATCGGTTGTACCACCAATAACAGAAACCAGTCTCTTCTCCTAGGTTTGTtttgaaaaggaaaggaaaaataatatattattgtaCTGTCAATAACAGGAACAAACCCTTTCTCTTCTCCACGTTCTGTTTTGAATGAAAGAGGAAAGtactataatatatattattactaaaagacaaaacttacaaagttaaaaaaaaataaagaaataaatattttttcctttgatttgtCTTTTGAAGGACgtacaaacattttttttttcttcattgttaacacacacaaaaaaaaaaaggaggtattttttttttttttttttttttttttttttttttttttttggaattaacAAGCATTAAtgtacatttaaaaaaaaaggatttactTTTTACCGTGTTTCTCTTTTGAGAAACTGTACAAAAGGTTTACatctttttaattaaaaaaataaaaataaataaatagtgtCATGAGTTTTAATTGGTTGACTCATATAAGAAccataaaatataattatttacaGATTTACTTTTCCTGAcatttggtttagtcactagaacattatatttaattttgttaTTCCATATTAATTTTTGTGCTATTTGATTCATTCACTATGGGGAATTATTATGCAACCCATGATGTTGTTCTGATCTGTCATAATAGGAACActtatgattttatatattaattaaaaatttataTGCTTTTGTTTTCCATATTATTATTAAGCAATTCTTTgatgaaaaattattaaaaatataatgggcATACAGTAGCAATCTATGTCTGTAGAGTTTTCGTAATTTTAGAGATTATACTTCCACTTAATAGGCTAATTCTTGAATATGCGGAATCACTGTAGACAATCCAGAtggattgcagtcaagaaagTTATATAACGAACaatgtgctcttgccaccacaggtgagtcttcgtttAATCAGTTTTACTTGATGGTGTGAGGGTAATATTTTGAGCTTTACcattttggaggttcttgtcttgccaccatagGTGACGAAATCTACAATGCGGTATTGTTTTAAGAATTTTGCCTTGTATACGAAAGATTCCACTACATATTGGGCGATCTTGCTACCACACGTGTGACCCCAATGATGCTGGATCTTTTTTTAGTTTGTGTTTTTTATACAGTTGTTAAAATTGGTACTAGGATAAATCTAATTAATAAATCCTAATTAGTCA from Macadamia integrifolia cultivar HAES 741 chromosome 14, SCU_Mint_v3, whole genome shotgun sequence encodes the following:
- the LOC122060910 gene encoding protein KTI12 homolog; amino-acid sequence: MALVVICGQPCSGKSTAARCLVDALNGLESKPTVKIIDESSFHLNRNESYANMTAEKNLRGVLRSEVDRSLLKDNIVVVDSLNSIKGYRYELWCLARAAGIRYCVLYCDAGDNHCREWNKERQESREGSYEDKIFEDLVRRFEKPDRRNRWDSPLFELWPSKDGIELSSAAILDTVAYVTKKVDSKTRDVKVLQPTIATQSARLSQTNSLYETDRATQEVMNAIMEAQSQALGGPVNGISLGKELPTINIQRPVGLPELRSLRRTFIKLTGQSGLSGPPPPSDMNSAKRMFVDYLNRELGTA